The genomic DNA GCACGCCAATGTGCGCTTTTTTATCGCCGAAAAAGACGGCGAAGCGCCGATCTGGTGGTTTGGTGGCGGCTTCGATCTAACGCCTTATTATGGCTTCGACGAAGATTGCATTAGCTGGCATCAAACGGCGGCGGATTTGTGTCAACCTTTTGGTGATACGCTGTATCCTAAGTATAAAAAGTGGTGTGACGAGTACTTTTTCCTTAAGCATCGCAACGAGACCCGCGGCATTGGAGGCTTGTTCTTTGATGATTTAAACGAATTAGGGTTTGAGCAAAGCTTTGCTTTTACTCAAGCGGTAGGTGAAGGTTTTCTTCAAGCCTATTTACCCATTGTGGAACGTCGCAAAGGCATGCCTTTTACCCAACAACAGCGTGATTTTCAGTTATACCGACGTGGCCGTTATGTGGAATTTAACTTGGTTTATGACCGAGGTACCCTATTTGGTTTGCAGTCTGGCGGACGTACCGAATCAATCTTAATGTCACTACCACCCTTGGTGAAATGGCGTTATAACTGGCAGCCAGAACCAGGTAGTGCAGAAGATCGCCTCTACCAGCGTTATCTAAAGCCACAAGACTGGTTGAGCAAGGCTTAGCCAAAACGCTAAAAAAGCGATTTATTTTCTTGCAAGAAGCTTCACTTTGAATTAATTATTTTAACTGTTGAGCATGAGCTCGTTGGTATCAATGATTTCTTTTTAGTTGAGTCTTACACTATGAATGGATCGTTTTTGGCTAAACGCCGATTTGCAGATGATAAACATTTTCGCCGTGGTTTCTCGCGTAGTGGCGCCTTCACTATCAAAGAAGCTGAATTATTAGAGCGCTGTGGCTGCGCTTTTAAAGAATTAGACGAGTCGCTTAGGGACCCTATCGACGATGTTGAAGCCTACTTTGTTTCAGTATGTCGCGGTGAAGCCGAAGCTGAAACGGCAGAACAAAAAGTATGGTTAAAATATAAAAAACTATCGGGTCGTAAAGCATTCCATGGTTTGGTGAGTAATCCACCTAAGGCCAGCGTGACAGAAAGCGCCGGTTCTAGTGACGATGATGACCTTGATGACGTCGATTCTAGTGATGTTGATGATGAGGATTAATCGTTAAACATGGGCCTTTAGTTATTCTATTTTTACTAAAGCCTTGTTATGGTGCACTATTATTTATCTAAGTAGTGCGCCTAATGGATTTATACGCAGTTTTTGGTAACCCAATCAGCCAATCAAAATCTCCTTTTATTCATACCTTGTTTGCTCGCCAAACCCAGCAACAATTGAGCTATCGTGCCATTGAGCCAGCCGAAGATGGCTTTGCTCAAGCTTTAGCTGATTTTTGGCAGGCCGGAGGCAAAGGTTGCAATATTACTGCGCCCTTTAAAGAGCAGGCCTTTCAAGCTGCTCAGCAACATACCGAGCGAGCATTGCTGGCGGGCGCTGTGAATACCTTAAAGTTAACCGATGATGGGATATTGCTGGGCGATAATACCGACGGTGCTGGCTTAGTGGCCGACTTATTAGCCCATTTTGGTGACTTAAACGGTTTGAAGATCTTGTTACTCGGAGCTGGTGGCGCTGCTCGTGGCGTGATTGGTCCTTTGTTAGAACAACACTTAGACCAATTAGTGATAGTTAATCGCACCGTTGCAAAAGCGCAAGCCTTAGCAGAACGCTTTGCTGATTTGGGGCCTGTGTCGGCTAGCTCTTATGAAGCCTTGAGTGGCGACTTCGATATTATTATTAACTCTACTTCTACCGGTTTAAAAGGCCAGTTACCTCCGCTAAAGCCAGAGTTAATTCAGCCAACTACCCGTTGTTATGACATGACTTATTCAGCCGAAACCACCGCTTTTAACCGCTGGGCTGGTGAGCTGGGTGCGGCTAAAACGGTGGATGGTCTAGGTATGTTAGTGGGGCAAGCGGCGGAAAGTTTTGCGGTGTGGCGCGGTATCCGGCCGGGCTCGCGTCAGGTATTACGCGAATTACGCCGAAACCTTAGTCGATAGCCGTAATCCGCATTGCTATATGGGGAATATCATCCTCTAGATAGGGCTCACTGCAAATTTCAAAACCAAGATCTTGATAAAACTTTTCTAAGTAGCGCTGCGCTGAGATCATAATGGTGGCTTTCGGCCAGTGCTGCTGACAGTGAG from Agarivorans gilvus includes the following:
- the maoP gene encoding DUF413 domain-containing protein, translating into MAKRRFADDKHFRRGFSRSGAFTIKEAELLERCGCAFKELDESLRDPIDDVEAYFVSVCRGEAEAETAEQKVWLKYKKLSGRKAFHGLVSNPPKASVTESAGSSDDDDLDDVDSSDVDDED
- the hemF gene encoding oxygen-dependent coproporphyrinogen oxidase; amino-acid sequence: MQQVNSVAVREFFIHLQQRICQQLEQQDGQATFLHDDWQRDPAEHQGLSGEGRSRVLSEGLVFEQAGVNFSHVFGEQMPASATAQRPELAGRRFEAMGVSLVIHPHNPLIPTSHANVRFFIAEKDGEAPIWWFGGGFDLTPYYGFDEDCISWHQTAADLCQPFGDTLYPKYKKWCDEYFFLKHRNETRGIGGLFFDDLNELGFEQSFAFTQAVGEGFLQAYLPIVERRKGMPFTQQQRDFQLYRRGRYVEFNLVYDRGTLFGLQSGGRTESILMSLPPLVKWRYNWQPEPGSAEDRLYQRYLKPQDWLSKA
- the aroE gene encoding shikimate dehydrogenase → MDLYAVFGNPISQSKSPFIHTLFARQTQQQLSYRAIEPAEDGFAQALADFWQAGGKGCNITAPFKEQAFQAAQQHTERALLAGAVNTLKLTDDGILLGDNTDGAGLVADLLAHFGDLNGLKILLLGAGGAARGVIGPLLEQHLDQLVIVNRTVAKAQALAERFADLGPVSASSYEALSGDFDIIINSTSTGLKGQLPPLKPELIQPTTRCYDMTYSAETTAFNRWAGELGAAKTVDGLGMLVGQAAESFAVWRGIRPGSRQVLRELRRNLSR